In Oceanivirga salmonicida, the following are encoded in one genomic region:
- a CDS encoding alpha-mannosidase, with the protein MKFLDQRAEVILRDLKKLMIQEKIEITDWEYKKGYYLRPENADGEGAKFEKFNTKKMFFTGKDTNYWFKTKINIPEKYYGKTLWLEVDTKIEGGGCQNPQFLLFVDGKIIQGLDTKHKQTLLYTNTEPKEIRIDLQAHTGYFHTDLKLETNFFLLDEKIQKLYYDIQVPLLSFEWLKEDSLERINLGKHINETINLLDMRNPLSKEFYASLDKAIEYIEKNIYTDMAGNNEIIASSIGHTHIDVAWRWTVEQTKQKVSRSFSTVTKLMSEYDNYKFMSSQPALYKFLKLRYPEIYENVKKLIREKRWEPEGGFFVEADTNLPSGESLIRQMYYGKKFFKDEFGLDNGKILWLPDAFGYSGNLPQIMNKCNIKYFMTTKLAWNQYNKIPNDTFMWEGIDGTSILTYLITTTELKQNRKSFFTTYNGMLHPDAIMGAWNRYQNKNINNDILISYGYGDGGGGPTREMLEVSKRMEKGIKGIPQVKQRFAIDFFEDLEKKVIGNKRLEKWVGELYFEYHRGTLTSMGRNKRANRKTEINLMNLEFLASLSNLEYPQKELDEIWETVLINQFHDILPGSSIKEVYDLTKIQYKEIKEKLNKIQNRTLKSMNTDNKGVTLINTLSHVRNDYVDISNLIGNKSGYLGDNLVQNGMAYIKNLLPKGYKYYEFIESEISNSNIKIENRKFETNLYTLEFDENYNIVSIFDKDEKRELIKRNELANQLIMYEDKPMWHDNWDIDEYYTEKFYEVNNVTKVEVVENGSVYMKLRIERSISRSKIYQDIYLYNDIKRIDFRTKIEWDDSQHLLKVHFPLNIHANTASFDIQFGHIKRATHKNTSWDRARFESAAHKYVDLSEGHYGVAIMNDCKYGHAVNGSNVGLSLIKSGNEPNEMADRETHYITYSLYMHKGDLINSDVIEQSYNINNEIIAYKGKLEKEEYSFISCDKKNIIIETIKKAYDSKDIIIRLYEAHNSFTRFKLNLDKKYKKIYLCDGLENIIKELDINQEIEIRGFEFLTIRLSE; encoded by the coding sequence GTGAAATTTTTAGATCAAAGAGCTGAAGTTATATTAAGAGATTTAAAAAAATTAATGATACAAGAAAAAATTGAAATAACTGATTGGGAATATAAGAAAGGATACTATTTAAGACCTGAAAATGCTGATGGTGAAGGTGCTAAATTTGAAAAATTTAATACCAAAAAAATGTTTTTTACAGGTAAAGACACTAATTATTGGTTTAAAACAAAAATAAATATACCTGAAAAATATTATGGGAAAACTTTATGGCTAGAAGTAGATACTAAAATAGAAGGTGGGGGTTGCCAAAATCCACAGTTTTTATTATTTGTTGATGGTAAAATTATACAAGGTTTAGATACTAAACATAAGCAAACTTTACTATATACTAATACAGAACCAAAAGAAATAAGAATAGATTTACAAGCACATACTGGATATTTTCATACAGATTTAAAATTAGAAACAAACTTTTTTCTATTAGATGAAAAAATTCAAAAATTATATTACGATATTCAAGTTCCTTTATTATCATTTGAATGGTTAAAAGAAGATAGTTTAGAAAGAATAAATTTAGGAAAACATATTAATGAAACAATAAATTTATTAGATATGAGAAATCCTTTATCAAAAGAATTTTATGCTTCATTAGATAAGGCAATAGAGTATATAGAAAAAAATATTTATACTGATATGGCAGGTAATAATGAAATAATTGCAAGTTCAATAGGACATACACATATAGATGTTGCATGGAGATGGACTGTTGAGCAAACTAAACAAAAGGTATCAAGAAGTTTTTCAACTGTAACGAAGTTAATGAGTGAATATGATAATTATAAGTTTATGTCTAGTCAACCAGCACTTTATAAGTTTTTAAAATTAAGATACCCAGAAATATATGAAAATGTAAAAAAATTAATTAGAGAAAAAAGATGGGAACCAGAAGGTGGATTTTTTGTAGAAGCAGATACTAATTTACCATCAGGAGAATCTTTAATAAGACAAATGTATTATGGAAAGAAATTTTTTAAAGATGAATTTGGTTTAGATAATGGCAAGATATTATGGTTACCAGATGCTTTTGGGTATTCTGGGAATTTACCACAAATAATGAATAAATGTAATATTAAATATTTTATGACCACTAAACTTGCATGGAATCAATATAATAAAATACCAAATGATACTTTTATGTGGGAAGGTATAGATGGAACTAGTATCCTTACATATTTAATAACTACTACTGAATTAAAACAAAATAGAAAGAGTTTTTTTACTACATATAATGGTATGCTACATCCAGATGCCATTATGGGTGCTTGGAATAGATATCAAAATAAAAATATAAATAATGATATATTAATTTCTTATGGATATGGAGATGGTGGCGGGGGTCCAACTCGTGAAATGCTAGAAGTATCTAAGAGAATGGAAAAAGGAATAAAGGGAATACCACAAGTTAAGCAAAGATTTGCAATTGATTTTTTTGAAGATTTAGAAAAAAAAGTTATAGGAAATAAAAGATTAGAAAAGTGGGTAGGAGAACTATATTTTGAATATCATAGAGGGACTTTAACTTCTATGGGTAGAAATAAAAGAGCAAATAGAAAAACTGAAATTAATTTAATGAATTTAGAATTTTTAGCCAGTTTATCTAATTTAGAATACCCACAAAAAGAATTAGATGAAATTTGGGAAACAGTTTTAATAAATCAATTTCATGATATATTACCAGGTTCTAGCATAAAAGAAGTATATGATTTAACAAAAATTCAATATAAAGAAATAAAAGAAAAATTAAATAAAATACAAAATAGAACTTTAAAATCTATGAATACAGATAATAAAGGAGTAACTTTAATAAACACTTTATCACATGTTAGAAATGATTATGTTGATATTAGTAATTTAATAGGAAATAAATCAGGGTATTTAGGAGATAATTTAGTACAAAATGGTATGGCATATATTAAAAATTTACTTCCAAAAGGGTATAAATATTATGAGTTTATAGAAAGTGAAATATCAAATAGTAATATAAAAATAGAAAATAGAAAATTTGAAACTAATTTATATACATTAGAATTTGATGAAAATTACAATATAGTTTCTATATTTGATAAAGATGAAAAAAGAGAACTTATAAAACGCAATGAATTAGCCAATCAACTAATAATGTATGAAGATAAACCTATGTGGCATGATAACTGGGATATAGATGAATACTATACTGAAAAATTCTATGAAGTAAATAATGTAACAAAGGTAGAAGTAGTTGAAAATGGATCAGTATATATGAAATTAAGAATAGAAAGAAGTATAAGTAGATCTAAGATATATCAAGATATTTATTTATATAATGATATTAAGCGTATAGATTTCAGAACAAAAATAGAATGGGATGATAGTCAACATTTACTAAAAGTACATTTCCCATTAAATATACATGCAAATACTGCTAGTTTTGATATACAATTTGGTCATATAAAAAGAGCAACACACAAGAATACTAGTTGGGACAGAGCTAGGTTTGAATCAGCAGCACATAAGTATGTAGATTTATCAGAAGGTCATTATGGAGTTGCTATTATGAATGATTGTAAATATGGGCATGCAGTAAACGGTTCTAATGTAGGTTTATCACTTATAAAATCAGGAAATGAACCTAATGAAATGGCAGATAGAGAAACTCATTATATTACTTATTCACTATATATGCATAAGGGAGACTTAATAAATAGTGATGTTATAGAGCAATCATATAATATAAATAATGAGATAATAGCATATAAAGGTAAATTAGAAAAAGAAGAATATTCTTTTATATCTTGTGATAAGAAAAATATTATCATAGAAACTATAAAAAAAGCGTATGATAGTAAAGATATAATAATTAGATTATATGAAGCACATAATAGTTTTACTAGATTTAAATTGAATTTAGATAAAAAATATAAGAAAATTTATTTATGTGATGGTCTAGAAAATATAATAAAAGAATTAGATATAAATCAAGAAATAGAAATAAGGGGATTTGAGTTTTTAACTATAAGGTTAAGTGAATAA
- a CDS encoding ABC transporter substrate-binding protein has translation MKKFFKKIALAMTMGLVFVSCGSKEEKVAEEIPTLKVINIGNGKPENYDTWIQKVNEYVEPKIGAKLEVETISWGDWGSRRSIISTSNEPFDVLFGNNNVYYNDVSTGLFISLDDLLNKPEFKALKDLIPDKYWDGVRINGKIYAVPTYKDSSITQYFVIDKKYVDKFNVKLDELKTLPDLDNLLGNIKKETGKPSYILDREGATQIFNNYDKFGLAFDGLAVHIDDKEMKVVNVFEQADILKDLEYLHKWYKEGIINPDAATTTERPKYAPFFIAQGWPLAAKTVWGPQIGAEVLLAQYGPTIVSNGTIQGSLNSISSSSTSPEKALAFLQLINTDTKLRDMFAYGEEGVNFEYVEAFGEQRISRNDAKFKGWPMAAYAQGTFFNMTITNDVEENQWKEVEKLNEEAKPSVLLGFTFNVEPVQDEIFAVLGVYNKYKAELLTGVHEPKAKIAQMLEEMNKVGLQKIKEEAQKQIDEFKKTK, from the coding sequence ATGAAAAAATTTTTTAAAAAAATAGCATTAGCTATGACAATGGGATTAGTATTTGTATCATGTGGTAGTAAAGAAGAAAAAGTTGCTGAAGAAATACCTACATTAAAAGTTATTAATATAGGTAATGGAAAACCAGAAAATTATGATACATGGATTCAAAAAGTAAATGAATATGTAGAACCTAAAATTGGTGCTAAATTAGAAGTTGAAACTATATCTTGGGGAGATTGGGGTAGCAGAAGAAGTATAATATCTACTTCAAATGAACCTTTTGATGTTTTATTTGGTAATAACAATGTATATTACAATGATGTAAGTACAGGATTATTCATATCACTAGATGATTTATTAAATAAGCCTGAATTTAAGGCATTAAAAGATTTAATACCTGATAAATATTGGGACGGTGTTAGAATAAATGGTAAAATTTATGCAGTACCAACATATAAAGATTCTTCAATAACTCAATATTTTGTAATAGATAAAAAATATGTTGATAAATTTAATGTTAAATTAGATGAACTTAAAACATTACCTGATTTAGATAATTTATTAGGAAATATAAAAAAAGAAACAGGAAAACCTTCATATATTTTAGATAGAGAAGGAGCAACTCAAATATTTAATAATTACGATAAATTTGGTTTAGCATTTGATGGTTTAGCTGTTCACATAGATGATAAAGAAATGAAAGTTGTAAATGTTTTTGAACAAGCAGATATATTAAAAGATTTAGAATATTTACATAAATGGTACAAAGAAGGAATTATAAATCCTGATGCTGCAACAACTACTGAAAGACCTAAATATGCACCATTCTTTATAGCACAAGGTTGGCCATTAGCAGCAAAAACAGTATGGGGACCACAAATAGGGGCTGAAGTTTTATTAGCACAATATGGACCAACAATAGTATCAAATGGAACTATACAAGGATCATTAAATAGTATATCTTCTAGTTCAACTAGTCCTGAAAAAGCATTAGCGTTCTTACAATTAATAAATACTGATACTAAATTAAGAGATATGTTTGCATATGGTGAAGAAGGAGTAAACTTTGAATATGTTGAAGCATTTGGTGAACAAAGAATAAGTAGAAATGATGCTAAATTTAAAGGATGGCCAATGGCAGCTTATGCACAAGGAACATTCTTTAATATGACTATAACTAATGACGTTGAAGAAAATCAATGGAAAGAAGTTGAAAAATTAAATGAAGAAGCAAAACCTTCTGTATTATTAGGATTTACATTTAATGTTGAACCAGTACAAGATGAAATATTTGCTGTATTAGGTGTATATAATAAATATAAAGCAGAATTATTAACAGGAGTTCATGAACCAAAAGCTAAAATAGCACAAATGTTAGAAGAAATGAATAAAGTTGGACTTCAAAAAATAAAAGAAGAAGCACAAAAACAAATAGATGAATTTAAGAAAACTAAATAA
- a CDS encoding carbohydrate ABC transporter permease produces MKKTKVRLNAISPVANALLEVFFMIFAIVCVVPFLLIIAISLTSEATLYENGFRFIPSKISFDAYIFLWHEKATILKALGVSVGITTVGTILGVLFATTLGYSLSRPNFRLKSLFTYVIFIPMIFNGGLVASFVVNTHLLGLKNSYWALILPICVNSFNVILARSYFSTNIHSSLIESAKIDGATQLQIFTKIVLPLAKPLIATLALFLSFGYWNDWFQAALYISDSSKLPLQAVLNNIQKNIEYLAQNPSIGLTLQEYIRNLPTESMRMAIAVMIIVPIALAYPFFQKYFITGLTVGAIKE; encoded by the coding sequence ATGAAAAAAACAAAAGTAAGATTAAATGCAATAAGTCCAGTGGCTAATGCATTATTAGAAGTATTTTTTATGATTTTTGCTATAGTATGTGTAGTTCCTTTCTTACTTATTATAGCAATATCATTAACAAGTGAAGCAACATTATATGAAAATGGGTTTAGGTTTATACCATCAAAAATATCTTTTGACGCATATATATTTTTATGGCATGAAAAAGCAACTATATTAAAGGCATTAGGGGTTTCTGTTGGTATAACAACTGTTGGTACTATATTAGGTGTATTATTTGCAACAACACTAGGTTATTCATTATCTAGACCTAATTTTAGACTTAAAAGTTTATTTACTTATGTAATATTTATACCTATGATATTTAATGGTGGACTAGTGGCATCATTTGTAGTAAATACTCATTTATTGGGATTAAAAAATTCTTATTGGGCATTGATTTTACCTATATGTGTAAATTCATTTAATGTAATATTAGCAAGATCATATTTTTCAACTAATATACATAGTAGTTTAATAGAATCGGCTAAAATAGATGGTGCAACTCAACTTCAAATTTTCACAAAAATAGTTTTACCATTAGCAAAACCATTAATAGCAACCTTGGCATTATTTTTAAGTTTTGGGTATTGGAATGATTGGTTTCAAGCAGCATTGTATATAAGTGATAGTAGTAAATTACCACTTCAAGCAGTACTTAATAATATACAAAAAAATATAGAATATTTAGCACAAAATCCTAGTATTGGTTTAACATTACAAGAGTACATAAGAAATTTACCGACAGAGTCAATGAGAATGGCAATAGCAGTTATGATTATAGTACCAATAGCATTAGCTTATCCATTCTTCCAAAAATACTTTATAACAGGATTAACAGTGGGAGCAATTAAAGAATAA